AAGCCAACCTCCTGGTTGTTTTGGGATTCCCACATGCTTTCCCACTTAGACGTGACTTGGGGACCTTAGCTGTAGGTCAGGGCTGTTTCCCTTTTGACGACGGACCTTAGCACCCGCCGTCTGTCTCCCGAGTAGTACTCCTAGGTATTCGGAGTTTGGTTAGGTTTGGTACAGCTCGCGCCGCCCTAGCCCATCCAGTGCTCTACCCCCTAGGGTATTCGCTCGAGGCACTACCTCAATAGTTTTCGCGGAGAACCAGCTATTTCCCGGCTTGATTGGCCTTTCACCCCTAAACACAACTCATCCGGTAACTTTTCAACGTTAATCGGTTCGGACCTCCAGTGCGTGTTACCGCACCTTCATCCTGGTCATGCCTAGATCGCCGGGTTTCGGGTCTAATACACCAAACTCATTCGCCCTATTCAGACTCGCTTTCGCTGCGCCTACACCTATCGGCTTAAGCTTGCTTGGTACATTAAGTCACAGACCCATTATGCAAGAGGTACGCGGTCACCCCATAAAGAGGCTCCCACTGCTTGTAGGCAATCCGTTTCAGGTACTGTTTCACTCCCCTCATCGGGGTGCTTTTCACCTTTCCCTCACGGTACTAGTTCGCTATCGGTCATGTAGGAGTATTTAGGCTTAGAGGGTGGTCCCCCTATATTCAGACAGGATTACACGTGTCCCGCCCTACTCAAGTCCTGACACATCACTTTCGCATACGGGGCTGTCACCCGCTATGGCGCTACTTTCCAGAAGCTTCTGCTAGTTGAATGTCAGGCACTGGCCTGGTCCGCGTTCGCTCGCCACTACTAACGGAATCTCGGTTGATGTCTTTTCCTCCGGCTACTGAGATGTTTCAGTTCGCCGGGTTCGCCTCTCGAAACCTATGTATTCAGTCTCAAGATACCTTTTCCAGTCAACCCCGCATGCCGTCTTGCGACAACAGTCGAGATTGATCGGATAGGTGGGTTTCCCCATTCGGAAATCGTGGGATCAATGCTTGCTCACAGCTCCCCCACGCTTATCGCAGCGTGCCACGTCCTTCATCGCCTCTACATGCCAAGGCATCCACGAATTGCCCTTACCTCACGCTTGAGAGTCCACACCACCAACAACAGCGCTGAGCATCATGGAGAACACCAGGATAAACCTGCCGTCGTCCACGAAACCACTCGGCAAACGCTGCCTGTATGGCGTGGTTAAAATCTCAGCCTAATAATTACGACCGACATTCGCTTCCTTGCCAAGCCGAAGCCTGCCGCAGAAACCAACGCCGTCGCGGCATCGATTTGAAAAACCCATTCACAATGTCAAAGACGCTGACTAACCCGTAGGCCAGACTCTACTCCCGCTACAACGCGAGAGATCTCGTATCTTCATCTACCAGGATAAAAGGTGGTGGAGCTTATCGGGATCGAACCGATGACCTGATGCTTGCAAAGCAACCGCTCTCCCAGCTGAGCTAAAGCCCCATGCGCAGTCAGCGAGACGAATTAGCAATGCTAATTCGCACACTGGCAAGCACGGCCGGCGTAGCGACAGCTACGACCGACGACGCAGGCTTTGCCTGCGGCGCTTGCTTGGCAATCGTCTCGCGCACGCTTGCGCCGTCAGTCGCAGCAAAGCTGCGCCTTATGGCGCGCTATGCAGCGCTGTCCGCACTTTGCGCGAGACGCGAAATAGCCACGCTATTTCGCTCGCAAAGTGGTGGGCCGAGTAGGAGTTGAACCTACGACCTCACGCTTATCAGGCGTGCGCTCTAACCACCTGAGCTACCGGCCCCAACGCTCGCGGCCGTTAGGCCGCAAGGCGGTGAGCCAGCTCAAGCTAGCCCTCCAAATCGAGGACTTCCTGGTGATGAAGGGACATGAGGACGGCGGCTATGTTCTTTGGAAGAGAGGAAGCTCTTCCCAGCTCTAGGCCAGGCGCTTTCCGCTGCTATCCTTAGAAAGGAGGTGATCCAGCCGCAGGTTCCCCTACGGCTACCTTGTTACGACTTCACCCCAGTCGCTAAACCCACCGTGGTCGCCTGCCTCCCTTACGGGTTAGCGCAACGCCTTCGGGTGAATCCAACTCCCATGGTGTGACGGGCGGTGTGTACAAGGCCTGGGAACGTATTCACCGCGGCATGCTGATCCGCGATTACTAGCGATTCCGCCTTCATGCACTCGAGTTGCAGAGTGCAATCCGAACTGAGACAGATTTTGGAGATTAGCTCACCCTCGCGGGATTGCTGCCCACTGTATCTGCCATTGTAGCACGTGTGTAGCCCAGCGCGTAAGGGCCATGAGGACTTGACGTCATCCCCACCTTCCTCCGGCTTATCACCGGCGGTTCCTTTAGAGTCCCCAACTAAATGATGGTAACTAAAGGCGAGGGTTGCGCTCGTTGCGGGACTTAACCCAACATCTCACGACACGAGCTGACGACAGCCATGCAGCACCTGTGTGTAGGTCCCCGAAGGGAAGAAAGGCATCTCTGCCAGTCGTCCTACCATGTCAAACGCTGGTAAGGTTCTGCGCGTTGCTTCGAATTAAACCACATGCTCCACCGCTTGTGCAGGCCCCCGTCAATTCCTTTGAGTTTTAATCTTGCGACCGTACTCCCCAGGCGGATAACTTAATGCGTTAGCTGCGCCACCAAAACACCAAGTGCCCTGACAGCTAGTTATCATCGTTTACGGCGTGGACTACCAGGGTATCTAATCCTGTTTGCTCCCCACGCTTTCGCACCTCAGCGTCAATACCAAGCCAGTGAGCCGCCTTCGCCACTGGTGTTCTTCCGAATATCTACGAATTTCACCTCTACACTCGGAATTCCACTCACCTCTCTTGGATTCAAGCCATGCAGTATCAAAGGCAGTTCTGGAGTTGAGCTCCAGGCTTTCACCTCTAACTTACAAAGCCGCCTACGTGCGCTTTACGCCCAGTAATTCCGAACAACGCTAGCTCCCTCCGTATTACCGCGGCTGCTGGCACGGAGTTAGCCGGAGCTTATTCTCCCGGTACTGTCATTATCATCCCGGGTAAAAGAGCTTTACAACCCTAAGGCCTTCATCACTCACGCGGCATTGCTGGATCAGGCTTTCGCCCATTGTCCAATATTCCCCACTGCTGCCTCCCGTAGGAGTCTGGGCCGTGTCTCAGTCCCAGTGTGGCTGATCATCCTCTCAGACCAGCTAAGGATCGTCGCCTTGGTAGGCCTTTACCCCACCAACTAGCTAATCCTACGCGGGCTCATCCCTCGGCGATAAATCTTTGGACTTTCGTCGTCATCCGGTATTAGCTCAAATTTCTCTGAGTTATTCCGAACCAAGGGGCAGATTCCCACGCGTTACGCACCCGTGCGCCACTAAGGCCGAAGCCTTCGTTCGACTTGCATGTGTTAGGCATGCCGCCAGCGTTCGTTCTGAGCCAGGATCAAACTCTCAAGTTTGATGTTCCACCCCAACCCCGCCGGAATGTGCGAGGCCAGAGCAGCTCACTTCAAGGAGCCGTTCCTGCACAAATATACATAAAGCATATCTGAGACATGTGAGGGCACCCATCAAAGCAATACTTCGATGGGAACCTTGGAACGGCTTGGTTTTCCGAGCTCCTGGCACCTTGAATGCCAGACCCGGGGCCGCCGCCCACATGTCCCTTCATCTCATCAACAATTTCAAAGAGCCGACAAAAATACCGGACACTCAACCAACCCTCCTTCCGGAAGGCCCTGAGCGTCTGGTTTTTGGCGACCGGAGCAGCGCCGCCAAGTGGCTCACCGCGTCGGTGAAATGGCTTCTATGCTCGCGGTTCCGAACCGTCAAACACTTTTTGCAATTTTATTTCAGATTGGCGTCAAACCCGCGGAAATCCGCCATTTACGTGATCGTAAGCGACGTGCTGCTAGGCGAATCACGTGACCGATAGCGCGCGAATCAGCTCGAATCAGCCGGCCGAAGCAGCCGACCAACCCACGGAATCGCTGCGATCGCAGGTTCGCAGTGCCGTGATCTGGCGATCGGGCACCCAGATCCTGGGCCAGGGAATTGCTTGGGCCTCCACGTTCCTCGTGATTCGTATCTTGAGTCCGGCGGATTATGGTCTGTTCGCGATGACGCAGGTCATCCTGGTCCTGCTGAACATGCTGAACGGCTATGGACTAGCCAGCGCCGTCATCCAGAAGGCCGAGATCGACGACCGCGCCGTCCGGCAGCTGTTCGGGATGCTCATCCTGCTCAATGCCGGCCTGGCGCTGGCGCAGTTTCTCGCAGCACCGCTGGCCGCCGCCTATTTCCGTCACCCGCAAGTCGGCGAATTGCTGCGAGTGCAGGCCGCCTTGTACATGACGACGCCCTTCATCGCCCTTCCCTATGCGCTGCTGTCGCGGCGGATGGAGTTCAAGCGGCAATCGGCGGTCAATCTGATGTCGGCCGTGCTCGGGGCGATCGCCGCCTTCGCCGGCGCGGTCAGTGGCCTGGGCGTCTGGACCCTCGTCCTGGCGCCGGCGGTCATGTGGACGACGCGTGCCGCGGGCATGATGTGGGCGGCGCAGTGGTGGCGGATGCCCAGCTTTGATTTTCGCGGCGCCGGCGGCATCGCGCGGTACGGCGGTCTGATGGCGGCCGGTCAGATGTTCTGGTTCGTCCAGAGCCAGGCCGACGTGTTCATCGCGGGACGCACGCTGCCCGCCTATGAGTTGGGCATCTACACGACCAGCCTGTTTTTGGCGCAGATCTTCGTGTCGAAGTTCGTACCGCCGCTGAACGAAGTCGCTTTTTCCGCTTATGCGCGCATCCAGGACGATGGCGCGTCGATGGCGGCGGCGTTCCTCACGTCGGTCCGGACCATTTTCCTGGCAGCGATGCCCTTCTACCTTGGTCTCGCGGTCGTCGCCGATCCGCTGGTATCGGTGGTCCTGGGCGAGAAGTGGCTGGACACCGGGCCGATCGTCGCGCTGCTCGCGCTGGCGATGCCGTTCATGACGCTGCAAGTGCTGTTCGCGCCGGCCAGCGACGCCCGCGGGCATCCGGAGATCAGCGCGCGCAATTCAGCGACCGGCGCGGTGGTGCTGGGAATCGCCTTTTTGGTCGGAGCGCACTGGGGTGTCCGCGGCCTCGCGATCGCTTGGATCGCCGCCTATCCTCTGTATCTTGCGATCTGTGCGCGGCGGACGCTGCCGGTGATCGGCGTGCGCGCGCAAGCGGTCGCCGCCGCAGTCGTCGTGCCGGTGCTCGCGGCCATCGTGATGGCCGCAGCGGTATGGCTGCTCGATCGCGCGCTGCCGGTCCTGTCGCCGGCAGCGCGACTCGTCATCCTGATCCCGGCGGGTGGCCTGATCTATCTGGCCGTGTTGCTCGCGGTTGCGCGCGACATGATCCGCGAGACGATCGACCTCGTGCGCAACCGTTAAACCGTATCAGCTTCCGATATAGTCGCGCATGGCTGCGGCCTCGGCCTCGATCCGGTCGATGCGGTGTTTTACCAGGTCGCCGATCGAAACGATGCCGACCAAGGCGTCGCCATCGACCACCGGCAGGTGCCGGATGCGCCGATGGGTCATGACCGACAGCGCGCCCAATACCGGCTCGCCGGGGGCAATCGTTTCGACAGGCGTCGTCATCACGGCGCGAACCGGTCGATCGAGCACGTCGGCGCCGTCGTTTGCGAGATACCGGATCACATCGCGTTCGGAAAAGACCCCGGCGACCGTACCACCCTCCATCACCGGAACCGCCCCGATCCGCTTGTCGGCAAGCAACCGTACCGCATCACCGACACTGGCATCCGCGTCGATCGTCGCCACATCGTGACCCTTGCCGCCCAGGATTACCGCGATCGTCATCGCTTCCTCTCCGCTGCTGCTTTTCCTGCGTTGAGCATCGCGCAAAGCCGGTCCATTGCAAAGCCCCTATGCCACGCCACGACCCGATCCCCCGCCCCGATCCGCTCGACGACCCGGCCTATGCCACGCATGTGTGGGGCCGCTTCAGACGGATCCTGCGGTGGATGACGCTCGTCTCGATTACCGCCGGCGCAGGCGCAGTCGCCATCCTGTGGCGATCGGTCGGGCCGCTGCCCATTCATATGGCCATCGCGACCTTTCTGGGCGTCACGTTGACCATCCTGATGGCCGCGCTACTGATGGGGCTGATCTTCCTGAGCTCGGGCAGCGGCCATGACGAAGCGGTCGAGCGGATCGACCCGGACGCCGGATAAGAAAAAGGCCAGGATCGCGCGAGGCGATCCCAACCCTTGATCTCGCATGCGAAGCGTCCGGCTGCGCTGGCCGGTCTCGCTTCGCTCGACTTATGCTGCGGGTGGAACCGCCTCGTCTTCGGTGCGCACCCGGCGCGGGCGACCACGACGCGGACGCTCGGCAGGGGCTTCTTCCTCCGCTGCGACCGACGCGACCGGATCGGTCGAGATCGCCGGCGGCAGCAACGCAGCGTCGAAGCCGTTGCCCTGATCGGCGTCCTGCGCCGCTTCGCGCCGCGGACGACGGGTGCGGCGGGGTTCGTCATTCGCGGGAATCGGCGCGGGACGCTCTTCCGATGCAGCCTCGCCGCCGTTCAGTTCGCGCGGCTGACGACGCGGGCGCGCTTCCCCCTGATCAGTGCCGGCGTCGCGGTCGCGGCGCGGACGCGCTTCGCGGTCACCGCGGGGCGCGCGATCGGCGCTGTCGCGGTTCTCGCGATAGTCGCGGCGCGGGCGCTCCTGACGCTCGCCGTCCTCGCCACCCTGCTGATATTGCGCCGGGCTGGCGACTTCGCCTTCGAAGCCGAAATCCTCGCCCTCGTCGTCCATGTCCTCATCGCGCTGGCGACGGGCCTGGCCATTTTCCTCGGCGCGCGACCGCGTTTCGGCGAGCACGCGGAAATAATGGTCGGCGAACTGGAGATAATATTCGGTGTTGACCCGATCGCCCGCGCGTTGCGCATCGGCGGCGAGATTCTTGTATTTCTCGAGCAGCTGGGCGGCATTGCCGCGTGCACGATTGTCGATGCGATTGCCGTTATCCGGGCGACCGGGGTTACCCCCTTGACGCTGCCCGCCGCGGCCGCGACGGCGGCCGGCCTGACGATTGTTCATCAAAGTGTTCGGTCCTGTCCTATACTGGCATCTGCATGCGCGCGCCTCAAAAACCGCTGCGCGCTGCGGATGCATGACATCCCCCCGGATACCGAACCTCTTTCCCTGAAAAAGAGGTTAGGCCTCCCGCCAAGGCCACCGGACGTCAGCGGCTCTGTAGCTTGATGGAGCCGGCCCCAACCAATTCAACGATTTGGAAGTGGGTGCCTGCCCTGCCACTGGTCTTAGCGGTTAGGGCATCGCTCGCCAAGCATTATATTGTGCGGCAGCGCGTCGGCTTCAAGTGACGACCAGGCATCGCGCCCGCCCCGCGAGGTCGCGGGCAAGTGTGACGGTGAACTCCTGTTCAACGAACAGCGCAGCGACGCTGTCGGCCTGGGTCGCGCCGATCTCGATACAGGCGACGCCGCCGGGCGCGAGCTGCGGGCGGAGCACGGCGGCGATCCGGCGATAGTCGTCGAGGCCATCGGCACCGGCGAACAGCGCGGATGCGGGCTCCCATTGGGCGACGTCGCGCGGCAGAACTTCGTCGGCGCCGATGTATGGCGGATTGCAGAGGATCAGGTCGTGCGGGCCGCCGTGGCCCGTCCAGTCGCCGCGCAGGATCTGCGCGCGGTCGGTCAGGCTCAGCCGTTCGGCATTATCGCGGGCGATGGCGATGGCGGCATCGGAGGCGTCGATGCCGATGCCGGTCGCTTCGGGCCATTCCGCGAGCGCGGCGAGGAGCAGCGCGCCGGAACCGGTGCCGAGGTCGAGCACCGAGCGCGGGCCGGGCGTCCCGGCGAAACGATCGATCGCGGCCTCGATCAGCGTCTCGCTGTCGGGGCGCGGGATGAGGACACCGGGAGCGACATGGAGCGTGATCGTCCAGAAATCGCGGGTGCCGGTGATGTAGGCGACGGGTTCGTGGCGGAGGCGGCGGGCGACGAGGTCGGCAAACGCCGGCGGCATGGGGTCGTCGAGGTGACGCAGGATCAGCGCGTCGCGCGAGGTGCCCAGCGCATGGGCCATCAGCAACTCGGAGTCGAGGCGCGGGGTTTCGGAGACGTCGGCGAGCTGGGTCGTTGCGGCGCGGAGGGCGTCCCGCACGCGATAGCCCTCTCCCCCTTGGGGGAGAGGGTTGGGAGAGGGGCGATGCAGCGAGGACAGTTCTCGGTGAGACACCTCCCCCTCTCCCAACCCTCTCCCCTGAAGGTGAGAGGGCTTTATCGGGTCATTCATTGATGGACGCCAACCGCTCGGCTTCGTCCTCGGCCAACAGCGCGTCGATCAGCTCGTCCATCTCGCCCATCAGGATTTCGGGCAGCCGGTGCAGCGTCAGGTTGATGCGGTGGTCGGTCACGCGCCCCTGCGGGAAATTATACGTCCGGATCCGCTCCGACCGGTCGCCGGAGCCCACCATCGACTTGCGCGCGCCGGCGCGCTCCGACGCCAGCCGCTCGCGCTCCGCCTCGTACAGCCGTGTGCGCAGCACCTTCAGCGCCTTGGCCTTGTTCTTGTGCTGGCTGCGTTCGTCCTGCTGGATGACGACGAGGCCGGTCGGCAAGTGGGTGATGCGGATCGCGGAGTCGGTCGTGTTGACGTGCTGCCCGCCCGCGCCGGACGCGCGATAAATATCGATCTTCAGGTCCTTGTCCTGAATGTCGACGTCGACCTCCTCGGCCTCCGGGAGCACCGCGACGGTTGCAGCGGAAGTGTGGATACGCCCGCCGCTTTCGGTCACCGGCACGCGCTGCACGCGGTGGACGCCGCTTTCAAACTTCAGCTTGGCGAAGACGCCTTTGCCGACGACAGAGGCGACCACTTCCTTGTAGCCGCCGGCATCGCTGTCGGAGAAGGAGATCAGCTCGACCTTCCACCCCTGGCGGTCGGCATAGCGCTGGTACATGCGCAGCAGGTCGCCCGCGAACAGCGCGGCCTCGTCGCCGCCAGTGCCCGCGCGGATTTCGAGCATCGCGGCACGCTCGTCCGCCACGTCGCGCGGCAGCAGCGCGAGCGCAAGCGCGCGATCGGCGGCTTCCAGCGCGCGCTCGTTATCGTGCAGTTCCTCGATCGCCATCGCGCGCAGCTCGGCATCGCCGTCCTGCGACATATAGGTCAGGCTCTCGGCCTCCTGCCGCAAGCGGCGCACTTCGGCGGCGGCCAGCGCGACCGGCTCGATCTCGGCATATTCCTTCGACACCGCGACGAAGCGGTCGCCCGGCAGATCGCCGGTCGCCATCAACGCCTGCAGTTCGTCACGCCGCGCCTCGATCTGGCGGATGCGGTCGGCGGGGATGCGGGTCATATCTGCTCCCCGGCCGGCACCCCGGCGGAGGCCGGGGCCCAGCTACGGGCTGCTTGCACCTGGGCCCCGGCCTTCGCCGGGGAACGGACTGGTGTCACCCCAACGCCTCCAGACCACGCGCGACCGACCCACGCAAGACCCGCGAGCGCGGCGCACCGCCGGCAAACGTCAGCGTCTCGGCCGGATCCAGCTTCACCGCCTTGTCGTACCGCTTCTTGGGCGATCCGGTCGCGACGATATCAGCGGACAGTCCGCTCTTCCGCAGTTGAGAAAGCGCCGACAGCGCCTGCGCATAATCGGCATCGTCCTCGACGACCACGATCACGTCCGGCCCCGTCTTCACCGGCTCGTCCAACAACATCGCCAGCCGCTCGATCCCCGCGGCCCAGCCGACGCCCGGTGTCGGTTGTCCGCCCAGGCTCTCGACCAGCCCGTCATAGCGCCCGCCGGCCAGCACCGTTCCCTGCGCGCCCAGCCGGTCGGTCACGAACTCGAACGCCGTGTGGCGATAGTAATCGAGCCCACGCACCAGCCGGTCGTTGCGCGTCCACTTCACTCCCGCCGCATCGAGGCCCGACGTGACCGCCGCGAAGAAGTCGCTCGCCTCCGCGGTCAAAAACTCATCGATCCCCGGCGCCGAATCCGCGATCGGCCGGTCGCGCGGGTCCTTCGAATCGAGGATGCGCATCGGGTTCTTGTCGAGCCGGACCAGGCTGTCCTCGCTCAATACGTCGCGGGCGCCCGCGAAATGCTCGACCAGCGCCGCGCGCCACGCGTCGCGCGTGGGGGCATCGCCCAGCGTGTTGAGCTGGAGCGTCACGCCCCCGGCAATGCCCAGTTCGCTCAGCAGTTGGTCCGCCAGCGCCAGCAGTTCGACGTCCGCCGCCGGCTCCGCCGCGCCCAGGATTTCGGCGTCGATCTGGTGGAACTGGCGATACCGCCCCTTCTGCGGGCGTTCGTAGCGGAATACGGGGCCGTGCGTCGCGACCTTGATCGGCGCATGCTGCTGCCAGCCGTTGCCGATATAGGCCCGCGCGATGCCGGCAGTGAATTCCGGGCGCAGCGTCAGCGAATCGCCGCCGCGGTCGGGGAAGGTGTACATTTCCTTAGATACGACGTCGGTCGTCTCGCCGATCGAGCGGGCGAAGACCTGGGTATCCTCGAACACCGGCAATTCGACGCGGCCGAAGCAATAGAGTTTGCGGATACGATCGAACGCCTCGACCACGCGGGCGAAGCGGCGTTCCTCGTCGAACGCGATGTCCTGCGTGCCGCGCACGCGCTGCGGAGTCTGGATGCGGGCCATAAGCGCCGCGCCTTATGTCAGCCCGTCCGCAAACGCTACCCTATCCCGCCGCACCCAGCCGATAGCCGACACCGCGGACGGTCTGAAGCAAGGGCCTGGCGAACCCGTCGTCGACCTTGCGACGCAGGCGGCTCAGATGAACGTCGATGACGTTGGTGCCGGGATCGAAGTGGTAATCCCACACCGCCTCCAGCAGCATCGTGCGCGTCACGACCTGATCGGCGTGACGTAGCAGGAATTCGAGCAGGCGGAATTCGCGCGGTTGCAGATCGATCGTCTGTCCTGCACGGCGGACGCGACGGGCGAGCAGGTCCATTTCCAGATCGTCGTAGCCAAGCTGCGTCTGCGGTGCGTTCGTCGCGGCACTCCCGCGCCGGATGAGCAGTGCGATCCGCGCGGCAAGTTCGGCGAAAGCGAACGGCTTGGTCAGATAATCGTCCGCGCCCTTGGTCAATCCGGCGATACGGTCCTCCGGCGCGCCGAGTGCGGAAAGCACGATGACCGGCGTCTCGATTCCCGCGCCACGCATGCCGGCCAGCACCGCCATGCCGTCGATCCCGGGCAACATCCGGTCGAGCACGATACAGTCGTAGGTGCCGTCCGTCGCCAGGAACAACCCGTCGCGCCCCGTGGCGGCGCGGTCGACGGTATAACCCGCCTCCGCCAACCCCTTGGTCACGAAGGCGGCCATCGCGTCGTCATCCTCGATCACCAGGATCTTCATCGTCCATTCCTTGTCTAGCGCCCGACCCTCATAGCTCGTTGCGGGTCGGAAAGAACATTACGGATCGGTCATGTCCCGGTCAGCGCCCTGCAGCCCGGCGTGCGCCACACACACATCATGAGAAAGACGATCCGCCATCGTCTGCGTCGCACGATGCTGGTGCTGTTGGCCGCGGCCGGCATGGTCGGATATGTCTGGCATCTCGGCTATTTCGGCGGGCCGCTCTACACCTTGGTTCGCGCCGACGCGCCCGCACCGCCTGCGCGGCGTGGGCTGGTCGGCGTACTGCTGTCGGGCGACATGGGCTTCAACACCGGCATGGGACCGCGGATCGCGGCGCATCTGGCGGCCGAGGGCCTGCCTGTCCTCGGCGTCAACTCCCTGACCTATTTCGCGCGGCGCCGCACGCCTGAGCAGGCCGCCGCGCTCGTCGAACAGGCCGTTGCCCGCGCCGCCGCGCTGCCGGGCGCGACGCGGGTGGTGCTGATCGGCCAGTCGTTCGGCGCGAATGTCGCGCTGGTCGGCGTGCCCAAGCTGCCGGCCGCGCTCCGGGCGAAGCTCGCCGCAGTCGAACTGGTCGTGCCGGCCGATACCATGGCGTTCCAAGCGACACCGGGCGGCATCATCGATCTGGGCCATGACGGCCCCGCCCTTCCCTACGCACGGGCGCTGATCGATCTGCCGGTGCTGTGCATTCACGGTTCGGAGGAGGTCGATAGCCTGTGTCCGGTCTGGCGCGCCGCCAATGTCCGGTCGGTGGCGCTGCCGGGCGGGCATTTCCTCGGCAACGACGCCGCAGCGGTCGCCCGCGCGCTGCTGGCGGGTCCGATCATTACCGAAAGTTCAGGCACCGGCCAACGCACCGCAACGTCGCACCGACCATAGCCGGGCGGCGACGGACCAAGGGACGGACGGGCATGGGGACGCTGAGAGAGATCGGACTGGCGGCGGCAGCGATGCTGGCGAGCATACCGGCCGGCGCCACGCCGACCTCTCCCGCAGGCTTATGGATGAGCCCGCACAAAAGCGTGGTGGTTGAGACCGGGGCGTGCGGCGACAAGCTTTGTGGCCGGATCGTCTGGGCGAACGGCGAGGCGCAGGGCGACGCGCGCGACGCCGGCGTCGAGCATCTCGTCGGCACGGTCCTTCTTCAGGATTATCGCCCCACCGGCGACGGCCGTTGGAAAGGCACGGTCTTCGTCCCCGACATGGCGCACAGCTTCGCCTCGGAGATCGACACCGTCTCCCCGGAGGTGCTGCGCGTGAAGGGCTGCATCCTGGGCGGGCTGTTGTGCAAGTCGCAGCTATGGACGCGGATTGCGTCGGTCCCGCGTGACTAGGCTGCGTGCCCTTGCCGCGCGGTATCGCGGCTGGATCATCGGCGGCGTCGCGCTAACGCTGCTCGTCGTGGCGCTCGGCGCCCTCTACCGACTGACGCACGAGGTCCATCTGAAGGACGTGAAGGCGGCTGTGGCAGCGCTGTCGCCGGCACGCCTCGGCCTGGCCGCCACGCTGA
The nucleotide sequence above comes from Roseomonas aeriglobus. Encoded proteins:
- a CDS encoding lipopolysaccharide biosynthesis protein, translated to MTDSARISSNQPAEAADQPTESLRSQVRSAVIWRSGTQILGQGIAWASTFLVIRILSPADYGLFAMTQVILVLLNMLNGYGLASAVIQKAEIDDRAVRQLFGMLILLNAGLALAQFLAAPLAAAYFRHPQVGELLRVQAALYMTTPFIALPYALLSRRMEFKRQSAVNLMSAVLGAIAAFAGAVSGLGVWTLVLAPAVMWTTRAAGMMWAAQWWRMPSFDFRGAGGIARYGGLMAAGQMFWFVQSQADVFIAGRTLPAYELGIYTTSLFLAQIFVSKFVPPLNEVAFSAYARIQDDGASMAAAFLTSVRTIFLAAMPFYLGLAVVADPLVSVVLGEKWLDTGPIVALLALAMPFMTLQVLFAPASDARGHPEISARNSATGAVVLGIAFLVGAHWGVRGLAIAWIAAYPLYLAICARRTLPVIGVRAQAVAAAVVVPVLAAIVMAAAVWLLDRALPVLSPAARLVILIPAGGLIYLAVLLAVARDMIRETIDLVRNR
- a CDS encoding CBS domain-containing protein; translation: MTIAVILGGKGHDVATIDADASVGDAVRLLADKRIGAVPVMEGGTVAGVFSERDVIRYLANDGADVLDRPVRAVMTTPVETIAPGEPVLGALSVMTHRRIRHLPVVDGDALVGIVSIGDLVKHRIDRIEAEAAAMRDYIGS
- a CDS encoding DUF4167 domain-containing protein; the protein is MNNRQAGRRRGRGGQRQGGNPGRPDNGNRIDNRARGNAAQLLEKYKNLAADAQRAGDRVNTEYYLQFADHYFRVLAETRSRAEENGQARRQRDEDMDDEGEDFGFEGEVASPAQYQQGGEDGERQERPRRDYRENRDSADRAPRGDREARPRRDRDAGTDQGEARPRRQPRELNGGEAASEERPAPIPANDEPRRTRRPRREAAQDADQGNGFDAALLPPAISTDPVASVAAEEEAPAERPRRGRPRRVRTEDEAVPPAA
- the prmC gene encoding peptide chain release factor N(5)-glutamine methyltransferase, which codes for MRDALRAATTQLADVSETPRLDSELLMAHALGTSRDALILRHLDDPMPPAFADLVARRLRHEPVAYITGTRDFWTITLHVAPGVLIPRPDSETLIEAAIDRFAGTPGPRSVLDLGTGSGALLLAALAEWPEATGIGIDASDAAIAIARDNAERLSLTDRAQILRGDWTGHGGPHDLILCNPPYIGADEVLPRDVAQWEPASALFAGADGLDDYRRIAAVLRPQLAPGGVACIEIGATQADSVAALFVEQEFTVTLARDLAGRARCLVVT
- the prfA gene encoding peptide chain release factor 1 — translated: MTRIPADRIRQIEARRDELQALMATGDLPGDRFVAVSKEYAEIEPVALAAAEVRRLRQEAESLTYMSQDGDAELRAMAIEELHDNERALEAADRALALALLPRDVADERAAMLEIRAGTGGDEAALFAGDLLRMYQRYADRQGWKVELISFSDSDAGGYKEVVASVVGKGVFAKLKFESGVHRVQRVPVTESGGRIHTSAATVAVLPEAEEVDVDIQDKDLKIDIYRASGAGGQHVNTTDSAIRITHLPTGLVVIQQDERSQHKNKAKALKVLRTRLYEAERERLASERAGARKSMVGSGDRSERIRTYNFPQGRVTDHRINLTLHRLPEILMGEMDELIDALLAEDEAERLASINE
- a CDS encoding histidine--tRNA ligase; this translates as MARIQTPQRVRGTQDIAFDEERRFARVVEAFDRIRKLYCFGRVELPVFEDTQVFARSIGETTDVVSKEMYTFPDRGGDSLTLRPEFTAGIARAYIGNGWQQHAPIKVATHGPVFRYERPQKGRYRQFHQIDAEILGAAEPAADVELLALADQLLSELGIAGGVTLQLNTLGDAPTRDAWRAALVEHFAGARDVLSEDSLVRLDKNPMRILDSKDPRDRPIADSAPGIDEFLTAEASDFFAAVTSGLDAAGVKWTRNDRLVRGLDYYRHTAFEFVTDRLGAQGTVLAGGRYDGLVESLGGQPTPGVGWAAGIERLAMLLDEPVKTGPDVIVVVEDDADYAQALSALSQLRKSGLSADIVATGSPKKRYDKAVKLDPAETLTFAGGAPRSRVLRGSVARGLEALG
- a CDS encoding response regulator transcription factor — translated: MKILVIEDDDAMAAFVTKGLAEAGYTVDRAATGRDGLFLATDGTYDCIVLDRMLPGIDGMAVLAGMRGAGIETPVIVLSALGAPEDRIAGLTKGADDYLTKPFAFAELAARIALLIRRGSAATNAPQTQLGYDDLEMDLLARRVRRAGQTIDLQPREFRLLEFLLRHADQVVTRTMLLEAVWDYHFDPGTNVIDVHLSRLRRKVDDGFARPLLQTVRGVGYRLGAAG
- a CDS encoding DUF2147 domain-containing protein — encoded protein: MGTLREIGLAAAAMLASIPAGATPTSPAGLWMSPHKSVVVETGACGDKLCGRIVWANGEAQGDARDAGVEHLVGTVLLQDYRPTGDGRWKGTVFVPDMAHSFASEIDTVSPEVLRVKGCILGGLLCKSQLWTRIASVPRD